The Heliangelus exortis chromosome Z, bHelExo1.hap1, whole genome shotgun sequence genomic sequence CCTAGAAATATGGTGTACCACAGCCAATTCCTAATATCCTGGTGGAAAAAGATTTGTTATGCTTTAAGTGTCTGTCATTCTTAATTAGTCTTTTTACAcaatgagaaaaaggaagaggaggagtaGAAGGAGAGAGATCTTACCTCTTCCCATTACATTACTTTGTACACCTTACCTATTTATTCACTACAATCTTTTTAGCCTTCAATTTTCACTTCATTTCTAACTTAGAGtcacagaaatgtttaaataatgCCAAGCTCTAGCAAAGGTTTAAAGGGTGATGACCTAATTTGCTGATTCTCATCTCCACAAAAGACATCCCATCACCTCTATTTCTGTTTCCACCTCTACCTCCATCTGCCCCCACCCATTCCATCCTAAAAATCACAGCTCTTATCTCATACTCTTTATTTTGCCTTTGATTTCTTATTTTGCACCTCAGAAGCCAATGACACTCCCTGTATGCCACTTTGGGAATGAAATGTCTCGATCCATGGggaatgcaaaatatttaatggCAGCTGTAGGTGGCTTAAATTGTCTAAAATAGCACATAGTTTGCTTTAAATAAGTCATCAGTAGTCATGAGTTGAAATCCAGACTTCTAAGAATTGCTGCTAAGTTGCTAGAACATACTGCTCACAGTTGTAACACAGttataaaatttttataagCCCCTTATAGACTTCTTATAAACACACCCTTCACTGGAAATACgttaatttgttttaatgctATTTGCTTCCTTCACTCCAttactgttttttcctccttcatgcTTAAGGGTCATGTTACTTTGCAGGCAGGTGTACAGAATAGAAGGATCAACTGGCTGAGCCAGCTGGTGTAAAATCCTACAACTGCCAGACCTTTCTGTCTTTGGAAgtgaggacaaaaaaaggagagtccaacaagaaatttaaaataaataaataaaagtgagTTCAAGGCCATTATCTCCATGacaaaagaagagaaatctTGCCAGGCTGACAAGTTTAGAAATGGGATCTAAGTGtttcttctgagaaagaaaaggttttgcTCTACAGTGAGCAATATATGTAGGCACTTCTTCCCCCCTGTCCTGTTAGCTTAAGTCTGTGTCTTCTGTGAAATGGCCAGTTTATGGtagactgaaatgaaaatacagtgttATAGGTCTGACTGATAAAATGTACCATACTAGTAATTTTTTTGGCCTTATGTGTGGCCAATACCCATATTTCTCAAATAGTGGAAGACAATAATATTCTGAAATTCAGTAATATTCTGAAAGTCACACAAGAAGTAAGTTAcagggtggtttggggtttcAATAGTGCAGACTGCTGTGGACTTGATAATAGTAGCTGTATGCTCTACTGGCAAAAATTAATTGCCTGAGACTGAATGAGGCTTAGGCTGATGCTTGTAACTTCTAAAGGTAGACCCATTCAGAGTCTCCTGTTCACATTCCTGATGGTTTGGCATTAAGCATTCTCCTAACAATGAAAGAGTCATATTTAAAGATCATTAGCTACAGGGATAAAGAAATCTGGTTTACTGTAgattcttctttaatttttttctttttaaatttcctgGCAAGTTTCAATCAATGATTTCTCATGGGAGAAAATAGCAAAACTACAGTACACAAAGACAGCCCTTTGAGTTGGGATCAGTAGACTATTCTAGCACTTTGTCAAGAAGAATTCTCCCTGCATTAGGAATGGTTTGACTCTGTGTAGAGTTCGTAAAACTTAACTTTGATCCTGGTGGTTCAGGCAGATTCCAGAGATACTCTGAACTGTAGCTCTGCTACAATCTATATGCCTGGGTAGGTCTCTGTGATTACTGGGGGCTGAAGCATTGGGTTAAGTCACACTGTGGTTACCCAAGGCTGCAGATAGAAATGAAAGATGTACTAGTAGAGAAAAGCAAGGGACGCTATGCACTTCACAGCAAGCTTGTGTGCACACAGATTGACGCTAGCAACTCAAACTGCTGTTGAGCTTCTCTGGCATAACAGGCTGTCTTTTTTGCAGCTGAAGGGAGTAATTTTATTCTTGTGACACATTCACATGTTTCCCCAACAACACAGGATGTCTGTAGATGATGAGGTATGATAAACTAGGACTTCAGGAAAACAACTTGAAGCATCtgccacagaatcatagaatcactgaatgtcaggttggaagggacctcaagggtCTTCTTGTCAGACCTTTCCAGGGAATACTACAAAACTGCAGTGCTTTTGTGTCTTTACATATCTAGGGAATAGGTTATTCCTGAATTTGCTATAAGCTGCTGAGCATTTTAAGTCTGTTTTACGTGATCAGTAGTGCTGCGGCGAGCCTATCTCTTCGGGGACACggttcttctcaggagctctcttgctgtccctctcctcaggcgtcttcatctcttgtttcttctgcttctgggagcatgccttttatcttgcccttcagccccgcccatttccagctggggcaagccctaattattgggcacagctgggcctaaactcccagttcattatcagtgacacctggtgacttgtggttctcactacacaGTAGCATTCTAGAAGTTATAATCATTGTTCCATGGCTATGCTTATAAAATCCATTGACAGCTCTTGTTTTGTTCCTACTGTGACAATTGCAGGGTACTGCTTACAGCTAAGAAGGCAGAACTACAATTTTAGAACCCTCTCTCAAAGTCCTAATGTAGGAAATTTGTCCCTTAAAAGTAATGCTAACCTTTCCTTCAAAAGAAGTGTTGTCTCAGTAGTAAAATCATCACTTGCTGACATATGAGAAGAATAAAGTCTGTGTTGTGAGTTTCTTTTCATCAACAAATAATCTTTCAATTAAGCATGTATTTAGCAAAACAGAACTTTGGTTTTGGCTGCTTAGGCTCATCTAGAGTTTTGTAGGGGGAGAAAactagaaaatacaaaatagaagaaataatgAAACACTATTCTTGTACATAAATACAATCTTGTCATTAAAGTTATCACTCCAGTactttcttgtgtttttttcttcatagtcTAGAAGCTAAGAAAATACGGCTATTTAATCTGATGATCTTTTTGCCTGTAATTCATTGTTATGTTTTCATGATCTTTTGTCAGATGTCTGCTTTCCCTTCCTAAGCCACAACGCAATTCTCTACAGTGAAATTTCAGAGGTCCAAAGGACCATAGAAAGTAGAAAATAAGGGAGGTGGCATATAAAATTGAATCTACAGATAAACTAAATAGAAATATTCAGTCATTCTCAGCAGAGAATAGCTAAGGTGCAAGCTTTCTGCCTATTGTTCTGAGAGTGAGAAGAAAGGAGTTCCACAGACTGGAGTAGAGCTTCTGCTCTGTCATAAGGTCTCTTCTGGGAAACACATTATCACGTATTTTATAGTAACATTACTTcaataaacatttaattttggGATAACAACAGTAACGATATGAAGTACCTCTTCTTTGTCTCTTTTAATTCTTCTCAGTTCGCCAGCTTCATCGCGAATTCCTCAGAGCTGGATCTAATGTTCTGCAAACATTCACCTTTTATGCCAGTGAGGACAAACTGGAGAACAGAGGCAATTATGTAGCTGAGAAAATAAGTGTGAGTGAAACACTGTATTGATGGAGATATGAAATAAATGGATTAATTTAATAGGCTTTAGTAGAGAGATTATCatgtattttcatgttttgttatTACACATTTTGTCTGTATTTGAGGACCAAGGAGCGAGATGATGAATTTAAGAGTTTGGAATagcaaggaagaaaaggttaaaggaaaaaaaaacaacaacacaagcaaacaaacaaaaaaactaaaataggGCAAGgatgaagagaggaaagagaatgctcaaataatattttttacttctgacATTATTTTACTGGAATTTGACACAAAGTGCACTAAGTGCACAGAGAGCAAAATCCAGGGGGCAGGGAGGAAACAATATCTTTGTGGAGATAACCCAAGTCAGAAATTAGAACAATCTGGACAGTAGGGATTAATTAAGGATTAATTAAGATGCCCTACCAAAATGTCATGATCAAATTTATCTGATGTGCTGCACCTTTACATTCAATAGAGGTAACATTGAAATGTCTGAAGTAGTAGCCCAAGAAACACAGTGCCTCTGAAACAAGCATTGTAGCAACTCTTGCTGTCACACAAAATCCAAAGGGCTGGGAGAGCATCTGGTATTGGGAATGCATTCCAGCATTCCAAGATTGTTTTGCTTCCTGTTCTAGAAGCAGATTCCTCCAGGCTAAAGCCTGGTTTATGGCTCCATCTCTCGGAGATCCCAAACCTGTGCCTGAGCACAAGCGCGAACAGAAGACAATCAGTGCCTTAAAAATCAGCTGCATCTTTTGAGGCAGTTATGGAAAATTTCAGCAGAGAGAAGTCTATATGGATTCTTAGCAatccatgggctgcagagaaACTTGCTCTAGTCAGTACCTGTTATCTATCccaaataatatttcttttcccaatttttttttcccagcttaattttttccctaattATTCTTTATTTGGCAATTTTAACATCAATGAcctattactttttaaaaaagtcttaaaTAAGTCTATATTAATACTATTAATacttaaattttgaaaattatcaaaatactaaaatacatttttaaaataatagaaaaaataagttGAAATTGctgcatactttttttttcacccacaAAGTATCAGAATAAAAGGATACACTTAAATAACTAACTTATCTTttaagaggcaaagaaaattccacTTCCACAccaaataattcctttttacGGACTATTTGTATAAGATGTATTAAAGGTAGTATGTTCTTGTAATACCAGGTAATATGATAACTTAGAGGCAGCAAGAAAATTGTTTCctgatgtttggggttttttttaaagatgctgatctttgtaattaatattatttagaaattaatttaaattataaaagaaCAGGAAATAGCCATTATGTATTTTGACTCTTTGTGCTCTGAAATTACATGCATATCTCTCATTAGGTAAAACTGACATAATCTATTTTTCATACAGTGCCAGAAAGTGAATGAAGCTGCTTGTGACATTGCAAGAGAAGTGGCTAATGAAGGCGATGCTTTAGTGGCTGGAGGAGTCAGTCAAACACCTTCATACTTAAGCTGCAAAGATAAAGCAGAGGTGAAAGCAGTTTTCCAAAAGCAGCTGGATGTCTTTATGAAGAAGAACGTGGACTTCCTTATTGCAGAGGTAAACCTGCAAAAGAATCACATGGCTTTGACCAGCACAGTGTTAGCCTTAAGATGTCTTGTCTATTTTAGGGAGTAGAAAAGTTCTCTGTTATGCTGTTATTCCAGTAGTAGTAGGTATTTTTCTAAATGCATAGCAGTATCTGCAAACATCCTCAGATAGGACTTTGGAACCTGAATTTGTACCTCTGTCAAGTCAAATTCTGTACTGGTACAAAGAAGATAGTTTAACATGATCTTAACTAGCTCCTGTTTCCCCCTATATGCTGTAAGCAATCATGCTAAAGTGACTTTTCTAGATTAAAAACAGTTTGTCGTGGATGAATCCCTGATTAACCTCCAGTATGGGCATCCTTATTTGGATGGACAAgtatcattatttttatatagttttagttactgattttttaaaaccatttttaaacTGTGTAGTCAGTGAACTCAGTTGAATTCTTCTAGTGTAAATCATAAAAGAATCAAGTCACTGTATTGCTCATGAATTTAGGTTTTGGATTAAGGAGTTTATGCTTCATCTCCAAGCAAAATTTAgtaattcagttttaatttcttttagtaTTTTGAACATGTTGAAGAGGCTGTCTGGGCAGTTGAAGTTCTAAAAGAATCTGGAAAGCCAGTCGCAGCTACAATGTGCATTGGTCCAGAAGGAGATATGCATGGTGTCCCTCCTGGACAATGTGCTGTCCAACTGGTAAAGGCTGGTAAGAGTCTATTTTAatatgccttttaaaaataaggaacaaAGAAGATCTTAAGTATTGAGCTAAATAGATGTGTATATCAAGTGGGTACCTTCCCAATTTTATCTGACAAAACTTTTGACCCTGTAGAAAAGTTTTAATGTTTACTTAACTAGAGtagttgtggaaaaaaaaaccaacatgaaaATGCAGATGTGGAATCCTCATTAACCAGGCTGGTGTTGAGAGTAATACCCACAGCCAGCTGATAATCAATAGAGAAAAATCCTAAACCTACTTAAATTTACTTACAGAGCCAACCCCAGATCCTGGGGTCACAACTATAAAATATAAGCAGAGTCCAAAGCCACCTTTTGTTCTCTGCTCATGATATTAGAAACTTACAGGTCACAGTTCAAATCCAGGATGAAAGaataagagatgaaaaaaattaaactttttccCCATCAAAGGTTGAGTTTTCTACTGTACAAGGGcaagaagaaattaatcagGGATGACAAATGATGGTATAGGGGTTCAAGTGTATATGCTCTGAACCACTCTTGTCCTCTGGAGTTCCAGTTGAAACCCAAAGGTAGATGCTGTCTTAGGAGCCTGCTCTTTGCTTACATGGCTGTATGTAGCACTCTACGTGGAATAAACACTTGTAAGAAAAGCAACCCTATGAGGGTGGGAGATGTGATTCATCACGAGGAATGTGAAGAGGAGTGCAATTGAAGTGTAAATGGAATGATCAACCTCAGGATAGTTGAGGCTGGCTCTAACACAACTGCCTTGTTTTTGTAATGCTGGTGTAAAGATGGCCTGCCCTGCTTCTGGACTAGTGTGGCTAAGAACATTTCTGCCTCCCATTTCCTAGGGAGATGTGACTTTAagttattttcctcctcctaGGTGCCTCTATTGTTGGAGTCAACTGCCATTTTGATCCAGATACTTCCCTGGAAACTGTGAGATTGATGAAAGAGGGCTTGCAGGCTGCTAAACTGAAAGCTCACCTGATGTCCCAACCACTTGCTTTCCATACACCTGATTGTGGAAAGCAGGGTTTTATTGATCTCCCAGAATTTCCCTTTGGTAAGTcaaggcttttaatttttttttaattgttccttTCTTACCTCTCCACTTTAGTAAATCTAAAGTTGCAAGATGTTCTTCTATGCATTAGCATAGTGTATAGAAGAGACTTCTGCACACTAATCCCAATTATCCTATCTGGTATTTTCTATAGAGGAATTACAGTAGTTTAATGATTGTATACATAGTGCAATTATTTCAGTAGTATTAAAGCATGTGGCTGAAGTgatgatgaaaatatttaaagtgcCATAATCTgaattcagattaaaaaaatgtagttttgcCTTgtgctataaaaatatattcagaacaGCTATAACCAGTTCAAATAAATGAGCAAGAGtaaatacacttttaaaagCCCAAACTTTAGTGCTTTTTGCATAGGACCTCCTCAGTGTTCTGGGTTCTGACATATATCCCAGAAGCCTTATCATGTTTACCAGCATGGGGATTTAACATAAAAATGCATAGACGTAACTGGATACAAGTGCATGATTATTGAATTCATAATGGTTCAATCTAATAGAAGTGAGATTAGAGAGAAACCAGAAGAGGGAATATGCTCTTTGATGTTGCTAACAAATGGATTAGCAGTTTGGAACTGGATTCATCACATATAGGCTCAGAAGAAATTCTACGAAGACTGGAAGAGTCAGCTGTATTAAGGTTTGTGTATTTAGGACTTACTTCCACCTGGGATGTAGAAAATCccaccattttaaaataaaaagacaaactaatacttttaaaatttattagaaaaaatgcattaatttgcAGATATCATACACTATTTTCAAGGTCAGACTATAAAATATGGTATTAAAACCTTTGAAACTTGAATTTGTAGCAAGGAATTTAAGAGGTATATGTAATTTGggtgaattttttcctttgttttaaattcCTCTCTTCACATAAATGAAGTGAAGAGAATAAAGCATGAGCCTGAGGAATTCATTAAATTATAACAATGTGTTTGAGTTCTGAAAATACTCAGGGATGCTTACAAGAGGAACTCATTTATCTTATTCATTCTTTCATATAACAGCTCTGATTGCAGGCTAAAATAGATTGAACAATAGATTGAAATAAGCAATCAAGTGAATTGAAGGATTCACTCTTCGTTACTGTTTGTTACTGTTCTTGGCTTGTATGTTAAAGGAATCTGTACATTATAAGCAATCTGTGTGAGGTGTCAGCTTTCAGAAATTTTATAAGTCAATTGGAGAAGGCTGTTCCTGTGAACATTTTCAATATACAGAAGAAGCCACTGATCTGTGTACAGCAGACTAGTTTGGTAAATTGTTGCTAAGCTGACCCAGTTAACAAAATGCACAAAGAGATATTTAGATATTGGAAGTGTACATAACCTCTGTACAGGCCAACAAGATCAGTTTCTAGAAGAGGGTTGCCTATATTGTACTGGCAAACTCCAGCATCAAGATGCCCGGAGCATGTATTTATCTGTAGAACTTTTTCCAGCTTACTGTGTTTTCCCCTCTCCAATTGCTCTGAATTGTCACCAGTTAGGCAAGTACaacattttataaagaaatgtCCCGGTCAGTCAAAGCATACCAAATAATCCCAAGAGCAGAAATGCAGAGGAGCTAAATCGAGGAGCAGCTAACAATCTTCTCATcaaaactgatgaaaatttctctctctttttactATAAATGTTAAAGGTAACTGATATGCTATAGATAATTAATTCTGaataaagccaagaaaaaaaatgcattgacAGGCATGGAAAATGTAGTGTTAGTCAATTTTGGGAAGGGGAAAATCCCAACAAATATGATGGGTAATCCATTTCATAGAATACTGCCTCTTTTCAATCACCATGTTTCACCACCAATTCTTAAGGTGATATTTTTCCGTTTCCTCAGAGTTTAGGTTGTATGTGTCCTTACATTCCTGGAGCACAAGGACTGATTTTTAGAAACAGGATGgctcaggttggaagagaccttacagatcatctggttccaacccgcctgtcatgggcagggagggacacctctcactagaccaggttgctcagtgccctgtccagcctggccttgcaCACTGTGAGAGAAGGAGCATCAAaaatttccctgggcaacctgttccagtgtcttaccactctcacagtaaagaatttcttccttatttctaatctaaatcttctCTCTTTGTTTGAAACCATGACTGCTCCATTCTATCATTACAGTCTGATGAAAAGTCCTCCCTATCTTTCTTACAGTCTTTTCTTACAGAAAGCTACTATAAAAACTCCCTGgagttttcttttctcaaagccAAACAGCCTcaagtctctcagcctttcctcaaagGGGAGGTGCTCTAGCCCCCTGATCATCTTgggccctcctctggacccattTAGTTAGGTTCATGtcttccaggatgctgggttgcatcaacaagggcatcaccagcgGAGACAAAGAATTCATCATCCTGCTGTACTCAGCACTTGCCAGACCACATCTGGActactgcatccagttttggttccctctgtacaaaaaggattcagacaggatggagagggtccagagaagaacCAGAAGGATAATCAGAGAACCAGAGCACgtgccatatgaggagaggctgagaaaacttcgtctgttcagccttgagaagaaaaggcttaCAGGACTACTTCTTACAATGTTCCAGCACTTacagggcagctacaaagatgAAGATATTTACAGGGTGTCACATGGACAAGAggaggggcaatgggcacaagttgctcctgggaaGTTCTGTTGGCATTCTTCTGGattacaagaggaaaatttttcactatgaggataGTCAGTCATTGGAATGGTTTCCCAGGGCAAGTGGTGGATacccccactttggaaagttttaattCTCAGCTTAACATGGTGCTGAGAAATCTCATATAAACAACCATATTAGAAGGGCTGGGACAGATGATACTGGACAGAGGTCCTTCCAATCTGACAGTCTGTTATTCTAATGCTGGGTgccccagagctgaacacagtactccagatggaGTCTGATGAGATCCAGGTAGATGTGATGAATCTCATCTGTCATCCCACTGGACACATTCTTTGGATGCAGTGCAGGATGTGATTAGCTTTCTGAGCTGCCAGTGCAccttgctggctcatgttgtTTTTCATCCACCAATACATCTAAGTCCTTCTCCACAAGGTTGATCTCAATCCAGTGATCACCCAGATTGTATCCATCTTTGGGACTGCCCCAACCaaggtgcaggactttgcatttggccttattgaacttcatgttGTTTGCATCAGCTGACCtttccagcctgtcaaggtctctctggatgTCCTCCCTTGCCACCAGCATGTCTGCTGACCAGCATAGCCTATTGTCACCTGCACACTTGATGAGTGTGTGCTCAATTCCACTGTCCTCATCTCTGACAAAGTTATAAAA encodes the following:
- the LOC139789603 gene encoding betaine--homocysteine S-methyltransferase 1, producing the protein MLPIQKTMKQGKRGILERLDAGEIVVGDGGFVFALEKRGYVKAGPWTPEATVEHPEAVRQLHREFLRAGSNVLQTFTFYASEDKLENRGNYVAEKISCQKVNEAACDIAREVANEGDALVAGGVSQTPSYLSCKDKAEVKAVFQKQLDVFMKKNVDFLIAEYFEHVEEAVWAVEVLKESGKPVAATMCIGPEGDMHGVPPGQCAVQLVKAGASIVGVNCHFDPDTSLETVRLMKEGLQAAKLKAHLMSQPLAFHTPDCGKQGFIDLPEFPFALEPRIVTRWDIQKYARKAYELGIRYIGGCCGFEPYHVRAIAEELAPERGFLPEAFEKHGSWGNNLSMHTKPWVRARARREYWENLKPASGRPYCPSMSKPDGWGVTKGAKELMQQKEATSEQQLKELFQKQKF